Within the Burkholderia sp. NRF60-BP8 genome, the region GCACCGGATCGCGGTGGAACGCATAGCGCACGCGTGCAGGCGGCGGCACCGGCCGGTCGAGCAATGCCTGGCTCGCGAATGCACGGTCGAAGCCGCCGAGCAGCGCCGACAGCCGATCGAGCGTGAGCAGGCGCGACGTGTCCGGGCCGGCCGGCGCGGCCGCTTCGACCCGCAGTGCGTCGTCCACGCGTGCGCGCAGCGCCGCCATCTCGTGCCCGGCGTCGCCCGATACGGCGACCCGGTCGAGCACGCGTGCCGCCTCGTCGACGAGCGGTTCCGGCGTATCGCCGCCGCGCGCCGCATGCTCGCGGATCGCCAGCCCCGCGGCCTGCGCGGCGAGCACGCCGAGCGCCGCCACGCGCAAATGGCCGATCATGTTGCGCACCGGCGGCGCGCCGGCCGCCGCATATTCGGCCGCCGTATCGAGTTCGAGCGCGTCCGCGAACAGCCGGTGCACGGCCGCGTCGTTCGGCTCGCGGCGCAGCGCGCCCGCGCCGACCGCCACCGCGCGGTCGAGATAGCGCGCGAGTCGCGTGCGGACCTCCTTCAGCGGCGCGCCGGGTGCGAAGACCGTTTCGAACAGCGCACCGCACAGGATGCCGACCACCACGTACAAAAACCGCGCGACGGCGATGTCGAACGCATGCAGCGGCGCGGATACCGCGTCCATCGCGACGATCGCGGCCGTATAGCCCGCGAGCACCGCCGCATACGCACGAAAATTCCGCTGGAACGTCGCGATGCCCGCGCACAGGCCGATCCACGCGGCGAGCGCGGGCAGGAACAACTGGGGCGTCTGCGCGAACGCGCTGGTCAGCGCGAGCGCCACGACCGCACCGATCGCGGTGCCGAGAATCCGGTACTGGCTCTTCGACAGCCCCATCCCGCGGCTGCCCTGCGCGACGATCCACACGGTCGAGGCGGCCCAAATCGGATCGTCGAGATTCATCCGGAACGCGATATAGAGCGCGGTCAACGACGCGGCCGTATTGCGGAGTGCGAATGCAAGCGCGCCGGGCGGCAGCGTCGGACGCGCGTCGCGCAGCGCGGCCCGGACGGCCGCGAGCGGCGGCATGCTGGGGAAAGCGAATTTCATCCGGCGAGCATACGGTCGCGCGGCAGCCGCCACTACGGGGCGCGGGCAGGATGCGTTATTGCGCCGGGCAGGATAATCGGCTCGATCCGCAACGTTTCGGCCCGCGACGGTAAGATGCACGCAGGCCAAACACCGAAACGAACCGCATGGACCTCGAGAGCATCCGGATATTCCTGCGCGTGGTGGAACGCGGCAGCTTCACCGCCGCGGCCACGCAGATCGACATGCCGCTCAGTCGCGCGAGCCGCAAGATCAGGCAGCTCGAGGACGACCTCGGCGTCCAGTTGCTGTACCGCACGACGCGCCGCGTGTCCGTCACCGAAGCCGGCCGCGACTATTACGAACGCTGCCTGCGCGCCGAGGAGATCCTGCTCGACGCGGATCGTCAGGTGCGCGCGCTGCGCACGGAACCCGAAGGCACGCTGCGCGTGCTGGTGCCTTACGCGATCGGCCTGTTCGAACTGGAACCGGCGCTCGCCGAGTTTCGCCGGCGCTACCCGCTGGTCCAGCTCGTGCTGATCTACGACAACAGCGCGCTCGACCTCGTCGAACACGGCTTCGACGTCGCGCTGCGCACCGGCGTGCTGACCGATTCCGGCTATGTCGCGCGCTCGCTCGGCTGGTCGCACGCGAAGCTCGCGGCCAGCCCGCACTATCTCGACCGCGCCGGCCGGCCGCACACGCCGCAGGATCTCGTCGATCACGACATCCTGTTCGTCGGCCGCGACGCGCCCGGCCTGACGCTGCGCCTCACCAACGCGGCCGGCGACGTCGCCGACGTGCCGGTGCGGCCCGTGCTGATCTCGAACGAATCGGTCACGGTGCTGCGCCAGGCCGCGAGCGGCGGCGGCATCGCGCTGATTTCGACCCACTTCACCACACGCCGGATCGAGAGCAACGAACTCGAGATCGTGCTGCCCGACTGGCATCGCACCGACGACGTCGAGCTGCACGCGCTCTACCCGAAACGCGCGACGCTCGACAGCAAGGTGCGCGCATTCGTCGAGTTCCTGACCGAAGTCTTCACGGCGTGGCGGACCATGCCGTAGGGCCGGCAATCGATGCACGGCGGCTACATTATTGCGGTGCAGGAAAGGAATTAATGAGCGCGCAAGCGTTGATCGTCGTGCGCCGCATCGTTAGCCTGTGGCGATGAAAAACGACCACACCCGCTACGGCAGCCACGTGCCCGCTGCCCGCCGACGCGTCACGCGCGTCGCGCCCTCCTGACCGGCGACAGCCCGCCCCGCGACGCCGGCCGCGGCTTCGCCATTCCGATTCACCGATCGAACCGACCACCGCACGCGACGGCACCGCTCGTCGGGCCGCCGTGCGGCGCGCGTGCGTCCGTCCGTTCCGCGCTTCGCCGCACTTGGCCGCACGCCTGCCCCTCACGGGCAGGCGCGGCGTACGGGGCGCACCGCACGACCTTCGTCCATCACGCAGGAACGCCATGTCCTCTCCCTCGTCCTCAGGCCCGCTGTCGGGCGGCCGGCTCGTCATCGGCACGATCGCGGTATCGCTGGCGATGTTCATGAACGTGCTCGACTCGTCGATCGCGAACGTCGCGATCCCGACGATCTCGGGCGACCTCGGCGTGTCGGTCGACGAAGGCACGTGGGTGATCACGATCTTCGCGGCGGCCAACGCGGTGTCGATTCCGCTGACCGGCTGGCTCACGCAGCGCTTCGGCCAGGTACGCCTGTTCGTCGCGTCGATCCTGCTGTTCGTGCTCGCGTCGTGGCTGTGCGGAATCGCACCGAACCTGCCGACGCTGCTCGCCGCGCGGATCCTCCAGGGCGCGGTCGCGGGGCCGCTCGCGCCGCTGTCGCAGGCGCTGCTGCTCGGCGCATGGCCGCGGCAGAAGTCGTCGACGGCGCTCGCGCTGTGGTCGATGACGGCGCTCGTCGGCCCGATCGCGGGGCCATCGCTCGGCGGCTGGATCACGTACGACTACAACTGGTCGTGGATCTTCTACATCAACATTCCGGTCGGCTTCTTCGCGGCCGCCGTCACGTGGTTCGTGTTCCGCGATCGCGAATCGGCCACGCGCCGCATGCCGATCGACACGGTCGGCCTGCTCCTGCTCGTGCTGTGGGTCGCGTCGCTGCAGATCATGCTCGACAAGGGCAAGGATCTCGACTGGTTCAACTCGCCGGTGGTCGTCGCGCTGGGCATCGTCGCGCTGATCGGCTTCGCGTTCTTCCTCGTGTGGGAGCTGCACGAAGCCAACCCGATCGTCGACCTGCGACTCTTCACGCAGCGCAACTTCGCGGGCGGCACGATCGCGATCTCCGTCGCGTACGGGATGTTCTTCGGCACGCTCGTGCTGCTGCCTCAATGGATGCAGGGCTATCTCGGCTACCGCGCGGTCGATTCGGGGCTGGCCACCGCGCCGCTCGGATTCTTCGCGATCCTGCTCACGCCGGTCATGGGGCGTCTGCTGCCGCGCACCGATCCGCGCTATATCGCGACGCTCGCGTTCGTCGGCTTCGCGGTCGTCTTCATGATGCGCACGACGTTCTATACCGACGTGTCGCGCCGGGATCTCGTGCTGCCGACGCTGTTGCAGGGCATTCCGATGGCGATGTTCTTCGTGCCGCTGACGTCGATCATCCTGTCCGGGCTGCCGCCGGAAAAGATTCCGGCCGCGGCCGGCCTGTCGAATTTCGGCCGCACGTTCTGCGGAGCGGTGGGGACGTCGCTGATCGGCAATGCGTGGAACGACCGCACGATCCTGCATCACGTGCGGCTCACCGAACAGGCGAGCGTCACCAATCCGGTCTTCGCGCAACAGCTCGACACGAGCCGTTCGCTGCTGCACCTGAGCCCCGATTCGGCACTCGCGTTCTTCAATGCGTCGGTCGATTCGCAGGCGGCCGTAATGGGCCTGAACGACATCTTCTACGTGTCGGCGATCATCTTCATCGCGATCATCCCGCTCATCTGGATCACGAAACCGGCGCGCTCGGGCGGCGGCGATGCCGATGCGGCGGCGGCCGGCGCGCATTGATCCGCATGCACGGCGCCGGACTGCGCGCCGGCATCGCGACGACGCGAGACGCGCCGATCACGGCGACGACCGACGCAAGCGCCCGGCCGGCAGCGGGCGCTTTGTATCGAATCGTTTCAACGCGCCGACGGTGTCGAATGCTGCGGGTATACTCCGTCGTCAGCCGCCCGTTGCATCGTCGTCCGTCAAAAGCGGCCCGATTCCGGGCGGTTTCGTCGCGAAGCTTCGCGTTTCGCCACCCCGCGCTCCAGCCTCGATACGAGACACCCGACGACCGACCATGAAACGATTCCTGCTGCTTCTTCCCGCCGCCCTGCTCGCCGCCTGCGGTTCCGCTCCGTCGTCCGACTCGGCCGGCTCGGGTGCGGCACCGATGATCTACGTGTCGTCGCAACGCCCGGCCTACGCGATCGCGAACTGCCTCGACAGCCGCCTGTCGGGCACCGAACAATCGCAGCACAACGGCGTGACCGACATCGCCGTCGGTTCGAATTCGTACTTCGTCACGCTGACGCCGTCGGGCAACGGCTCGGTGATCAAGGTCGTGCGCGGCTCCGGCAGCGAACCGGCCGAGGAAGCGATGCGCTACGCGGTCGCGCGCTGCGCGATCTGACGCCCGCCGGCGCCGGGCACCCGCCCGGTCCGCCTGCCCAACGCTGCGCGCCAACCGGCGCACCAGCCGAATATTTTCATCCGGGCGCCCGTCGATGAGAGAATCGCACCACGATTCCTTTTCAATGGAGCCCGCATGAAGCACCTGCTGTCCCGGCTGTTCGTCAGCGCCGCGCTCGTCGCGCTTGTTCCGGCGCTGCCGGCGCAGGCTGCCACGCCGCCCGGCATCTTCGTCGTCGCCACGCAACTGGGCGAATTCACGACCCTCGACCCGAGCGGGATCTACGAGCTGGTGCCGTCCGAATACGTCGCGAACACCTACGAACGGCTGGTGCGCGTCGACCTGAAGGACCCGACGCGCTTCGACGGACAGATCGCGCAATCGTGGACGGTCGGCGCAGACGGCGTGACCTACACGTTCAAGCTGCGCCCGGGCCTCACGTTCCACTCCGGCAACCCGGTCACCGCCGACGACGTCGCGTGGTCGCTGCAGCGCACCATCCTGCTCGACAAGGGGCCGGCCGGCGTGCTCGCCGATCTCGGCCTCACGAAGGCGAACGTGATGCAGAAGGTGCGCGCGATCGATCCGCAAACCGTCGTGCTCGAAACCGACCGCAAGTACGCGCCGAGCTTCGTGCTCAACGTGCTGAGCGCGTGCCCGGCATCGGTGTTCGACAAGAAGCTGCTGCTGTCGCACCAGCAGGGCAACGATTTCGGCAGCGGCTGGCTGCGCACCAACGACGCGGGCTCGGGCCCGTACCAGCTCGTCAAGTGGACGCCGAACGAATCCATCGTGCTGCAGCGCTTCGACAAATACCGCACGCCGTATCCGATGAAACGCGTCGTGCTGCGTCACGTGCCCGAAG harbors:
- a CDS encoding LysR family transcriptional regulator, which translates into the protein MDLESIRIFLRVVERGSFTAAATQIDMPLSRASRKIRQLEDDLGVQLLYRTTRRVSVTEAGRDYYERCLRAEEILLDADRQVRALRTEPEGTLRVLVPYAIGLFELEPALAEFRRRYPLVQLVLIYDNSALDLVEHGFDVALRTGVLTDSGYVARSLGWSHAKLAASPHYLDRAGRPHTPQDLVDHDILFVGRDAPGLTLRLTNAAGDVADVPVRPVLISNESVTVLRQAASGGGIALISTHFTTRRIESNELEIVLPDWHRTDDVELHALYPKRATLDSKVRAFVEFLTEVFTAWRTMP
- a CDS encoding DHA2 family efflux MFS transporter permease subunit, encoding MSSPSSSGPLSGGRLVIGTIAVSLAMFMNVLDSSIANVAIPTISGDLGVSVDEGTWVITIFAAANAVSIPLTGWLTQRFGQVRLFVASILLFVLASWLCGIAPNLPTLLAARILQGAVAGPLAPLSQALLLGAWPRQKSSTALALWSMTALVGPIAGPSLGGWITYDYNWSWIFYINIPVGFFAAAVTWFVFRDRESATRRMPIDTVGLLLLVLWVASLQIMLDKGKDLDWFNSPVVVALGIVALIGFAFFLVWELHEANPIVDLRLFTQRNFAGGTIAISVAYGMFFGTLVLLPQWMQGYLGYRAVDSGLATAPLGFFAILLTPVMGRLLPRTDPRYIATLAFVGFAVVFMMRTTFYTDVSRRDLVLPTLLQGIPMAMFFVPLTSIILSGLPPEKIPAAAGLSNFGRTFCGAVGTSLIGNAWNDRTILHHVRLTEQASVTNPVFAQQLDTSRSLLHLSPDSALAFFNASVDSQAAVMGLNDIFYVSAIIFIAIIPLIWITKPARSGGGDADAAAAGAH